GGTTCAACTAACTTTTTAGCTTGGTTCAACCAATTTGCACCAATTCACAGGTCACCCGATTTTTTTACCTTTCACCGAATTGATACCTCAACTGGTTCTTGAACCAACTGGCTGGTttagataacattgaattttgaaattttattttatatttttaaaatcatttttattttttgaattttaaagagtttttatatttttcataattatttttattttttaaaaaatatttttatattttatttaaaatataaaaaaataatttttttaattttttatgtacgTTTAAAGAGTAAGGACTATATTAACCACGAAGTTAAGTGAAATGGCAAGGGTCTCTTCTACCTTAACCAATGGTTGAGGGTTCGATCCTCATCCTGGGTATGGAGCAACTTTAAAACTCATGGCCAACATCTACACCTTAATGGGTTTACAAAATATGAAGGATTAATTACTGGACTCGCTCCAGTAGatactttaagaaaaaaaaaagtaaggaCTATActgacaaaaaattataaatttggagagctacaaaaattatttttacctttgATGCTATAATCCAATTTCAATAACTAATATTCATAAATTCCAACTCAATTTCTCCAAGTTGTCATAAATGGTAACTTAATCAAAGAACAACTAATGGGTTGGTTGAAACAATCTTAATGCGTTGAAAATCTACAAGCATTACTCCAAAATAAGCTTGCTTACCTATTAGTCTATGGTGGATTACGAAGAATAATCTTTAGTGGAAATGGATGGTGATGATTATATTTAGCCACTTACCTTAACTTAATTATGGCATAATTGATTTTAAGTCCATGCTAAATTGTTACACAAGTGTCTCTCATTTATTTCATCATTTGTTAACTTCTTTAATTTAGtcctcatattatttatttaacaacttaattaatttaattactagttaattccatttctaattctcgtatttgacttgtaaatttTCTTAGTTTAACTTACCGGATGGTTCGACTTAACAAATTCAATCTCGAAACTAATTTTTCTGAAACAGACAAAAATCAGGTCATACATTATGacattttcaaatcaatttccaTATCTAAGTTTCACCAAATTGAGTTAGTTTAGCTCATTTCAGAGCATCATTGGCCCCCAAGGCTTGTAATATCCAATTCGCATGATCTTTTACATGCTATCATTAATTATACTAATATTTACATTCAATTAATCGAATCAAGCATAAGTTATCCATTTCACATATCAAGTAGAATCATCaattacataatacatagttTGTGGCCCCTACCAATCGAACACGGGCTCAAGACAGATACACAGATCATCCTACCATCACACTAATATAAATTGCATCCATTGCGTCATTGGTAAATTCGGAGTAATATGTACCTTGCGCCTCATCGGTATAAGTCAAAGCAATGTATGCCCAGCACCTCATCAGAATGTCCAAAGTAATATGCGTTCCATGCCTCATTAGTTAAACCGTAATAATCCCGGTATAACTAATCCTTATGACATGTCAACTATACTCGACTCTATCTGAGACCATTTAATAGGATATTCATCATATCAATGTATAACTAATCTTTATGACATGTCAACTATACCCGCCTTGATCTGAGACCATTAATTTACATGACATTTGCATATCATTATCATACTTTCACATGCtaatatttctttcattttcttatcaGTCTTTCTCATATATTTCAAGCATGAAAACACATCTCCATATTAGCATTCAATCACCATAATACAAGTATTACTTACCAATCATGAAGCAAAGCACCAAATGTTAccttactaaaattcaaatattggaAGTACAACATTATTTGCATTCATCACCAAATATTTTCACAATCTCAATCATGTCATAAGTATAAGCTTATTTGTATATACaacaaattaaatcataatcaACTAActtagcatatatatatatatatgtaacatGATTCCTACCATACGTCAATTATCATAAAGCCCATGTTAGCATATTTGACTACATGAACAAGCATAAGTATAACTCATCATTCTtctttataaattgtttatgtatttattcacacatatatatcatCTATTAGacttttaatctttatatatgAAATGCTTGTATCTTGATATTTACTTGATCGAAATCAAAATCTAACTTCATATTTATTCTTTAGAGACCTCAAACTATCAATCAATAGCTTTTACTTTCAATTGCTTCCTCTCTTATTGGTTTGGTCCCTAATAATATTACCTAGATTTAATTTAAGCTTAATCAACAATGCTCACTATGGATCCAACAAAATCTTACCTTAATCTAAGCTTAACATCCATTAATTCATCACTTTCAAGCTTCAATTTAACCAAAACTCAACCATggcaatttaattaaatatcatcaatttcataattcaacatTTGGGCTAAGCTTATCTAACCATTCTAActattaatctaattaaaaattgaaaagaaaactcaCTTAAAGCTCTAGCTCGGTGGTTTCTTAGAGAAATACTTAGACTCAACTCAGCCATACACAATCTAAcccattcaaatttatttaactcattacacaacttaaatatcaaacccacaattaatattttaaaaggtaaaattaataCTGTGAAGACCTTTATATTAATAGTTGAATTGTATTTTGTCCTATTtactcaaagaaaataaataaattaatcatataagttaaatcaaagagtaaacGTAATCTAATTTCTAAAATCGGAACctctataatacttttacctattttaaaattaattattcgatataactaaactaaaaaatttaaacctaattaacttcttcaactttttttctttttctttacaaatttttaagaaaaaaaattcagagcTAGACCTGCTCATGGGTCCGGCCACTTGCTTAGGCTCGAAGGCCTGCCCGAAAAATGAAAGGGTTTAGACAAAATACGAGACTCAAAAATGGGCTTGGATAAAATTTAATGCCCATTTTTTGTATGGGTCAGGCATTGAGTAAGATTTTTTGGCCCAAACCCTGcccaaatatattatgttataaaaatattatattaattatatatgttaaataataattatataattatatttatattaaattactaactcaataacaattaaaccgttatccaaaacctaaaaaacacTTACCCAagtaaataacccaaaatataaaatataaaattatatttaatacaacaagatatttattatatttatggtaatgttttaatataaatactttttaatgtatgtttaatatgttagaaatcttttaatttaacctttttgtgcatttagtgtattatatatttttaaaatattttaaataaaagttaatctaaaaaatcaaatatgggtAGACCTAAATTTACCTTTGGTCGAGTTTGAGCAAAAaagtaaattcatttttcagATGAAATTgaacccaaatttaaaaattactttaaatacTTCCAAACTTAACCCGTTTGATTTATGATCacctcaaaaataaaataaaataaaattgggtttttcaaattttaacgataattgtgattttttttttgccaacGAGATAATTGTCAATTTATTCAAAGTTTCAAACTTTGGCAAATATAAATTGAACCAACAGTATGATCACTCTATAAAATAGTAAGGCAGAAAAGAAAGCCCATTTTTGGGATGAAGttaacccaaatttaaaaattagattaaatacaTTACGTGAAATCGATTTATGAtcatctcaaaaataaaataaaatcaatttggttattttgattttttcaatgatttattattattattttttgccaACGAGATAATTGTCAGTTTATTCAAAGTTTCAAACTTTGGCAAATATAAATTGAACCGACAGTAAGGTTATATTCGTAAATGAAATGTCTAGAGGGTAAACATGGAAACCCAAAACCCCTCGCTATTTTCTCTCATGACAATATAATCCCCACAACCAAAAACCCTACTATTGGGCCGCCACTAACCTTCACCTTCCCAAAATGACAACCCGCTTCAAGAAAAACCGGAAGAAGCGCGGCCACGTGAGCGCCGGTCACGGCCGTATCGGGAAGCACCGCAAGCACCCGGGAGGTCGGGGAAATGCCGGAGGCATGCACCACCACAGGATCCTGTTCGACAAGTACCACCCTGGGTTTTTCGGGAAAGTGGGTATGAGGTACTTCCACAAGCTACGCAACAAGTTCTACTGCCCCATCGTCAACATCGACAAGCTCTGGTCTCTCGTCCCGCAGGAGGTGCAAACCAAAGCCAACAAGGATGCCGCTCCGATGATCGACGTGACTGAGTTCGGATACTTTAAAGTCCTCGGGAAAGGTGTTTTGCCGGAGAACCAACCGATCGTCGTCAAGGCTAAGTTGGTGTCGAAAACTGCTGAGAAGAAAATTAAGGAAGCTGGTGGCGCCGTTGTTCTCACTGCTTAGGTTAGGGTTCTTcgttattttttttacattaatgtCGTTGATTTTGGGTTCACTCGATATGTATGCTCTCTGTGCTATGTTTCAACATTGCTTTTTTGCATTTCtaagtaaaaatattacttttaatttttataattaaattttaaaaactatataaatataattgttttgtcaaaatgaaGTAGCTTTCTTATTACAAGTTTTTGAAGAGTCTTCGGATCCAATAGTTGTAtccgattttaatttttaagtcagATCTTGaataatgtatcaaataataacTACCAAGTCCCAACCAATTTTCTAACCCTTAaacggcctaagcccatcttTGGTGGCCTTCTAGGTCTCACTcgtttaattttgaaaatttattcgAAAAGTAAGATGatttgaacaaatatatttttcaaaaagtgagATGATTCgtagttaaatttgtttttatataaaaatataataactttttAGAATCGAATCAGCGAATCAAATCGGGGTCGATAGTTTGAccagtttgattttaaaaatattaatttttgtatcTGTACCAGTTGATTAGATTTGCCCATAggttgaattaaaaatttaaaaaatttcaagcccCTGCTTGACGCCGCCCCATatcactatttaaaaataagggtaaactaaaaaaatggtcattaaattattgtcattgttttattttggtcactaattttttttttttgagttactgaactttttgaaaataaatattttgatcacTCTCCCGTTAATTTCGTTGCCACTTCTTCAACCTTGCTTTCTAGATTTTTGTCTTATCTTCTTTAGTTCTTTCCCTACCTTACAATGGAAAACAAATCGGAGCAAATcgaaaatcaattcaaatatatttaaattaaattttatttagattaaattatgatttcgGTCCTTTTACTGTGTTTAAGTTTGGGCTTTAGTCAGGTATTTTAGTTTAGTATAATTTGATCtcattacttttataatatctttagttgatttgaatgattgacaaaatttgtcatttggGTTAAGGGTTGCATTTGTTGaagtttttagaattagaattaaattaaaaattttataaattttgagagctaaatttattaaatttttagaattcaaactaaaatgataaaatttgtaaacattaagggtgaaatttcttaaatattttatatttagggtcaaattgatagaatgcgTAAATATTGGAGGggtaaatttgttattagaccaATTAAAAAGCTCGCATCAATGTTTCGCGACTCATCTAGCGACAACTAaccaaaaagtgaccaaaatatttgattttgaaaagtttagtgactaaataaaaaaaaatagtttagtgaccaaaatagaatgaAAGCAATAATTCAGTGATAACTTTTGCAGTTTACCCTGAAAAAAtgttactaaaaatatattattttatattaatatttatttatcttataattaaatttaaaagaaatattaaaaaaacttatttaatttaaatcggGCCAGCCTGATTGAGGGATAAAATCTTTGCTCAAGTTAGGCCGAGCCAATCGGGTCGGGTGAGCCACCTAATCCATGGATAGCTCTACagttaatatgtatttatttattattttaaattggtattgAGTAgatacatttcattttcatcaaaattttgatgtgtcttgattattttaattatttagattatttttaggCTATATCGACCTCTACTGATGCTTATCGACTTGTCTAgtttagtataaaattttgatattttaagttaatctattgtttgataaattaaaaaattaacgcTATGTTTGATAAActattataaattttcaatatttaatattttaaatgtgtttaataatcattttaatttttatttaatataaaatttttaacaaaaagtaaattaaaataaattatcatttttaaataaaatgagatattcaaattaccatatgtattttttatccaaaaccatcaacataatataaaatattatattaatcaaattaaaattataaaaataaataatcttttaaaatcaatatttacttttcttaaataatataattatatttattacttatatttactaatttactaaacaaaattttaatataaatttagcaCTAATAAAATTAGGTGtcaaaaattaagttttgaatttaaattataaaatatgtttggtatatcatttaaaattaaatacaaaatataattaggttgtttgataaaagaaaattttaattaaggttttattttacctttattatctttaattttaaacattgtacattaattttaaaaataaaattttaaattataaaatatttctaataaattataatattaaatataaaatattataaagttttcagaaaaaagtaaatattatatcGAAAACAATGTCATTTAagtagtaaaaaattaaatataacctCAACATTGATTAATCAAATTGAAATCCCCAATTGCAAAACCCAACAATTTGggtgttaaaaatttaatgtcaacaatttggactaaattttctatattaaaatataagaattgaaTCTCAGATTAAAGGGACAAAACCAtcatttaatccaaaaacactaAGGAAACTAGGTTTTAGGATTTACAAATATGTTTtcatgtaaataattttaacaaaaattcaattgtttagGTGAATAATCATTCaaagtaagtaaataattattctttaacCATTCATTTGTGAGTGTGAGTTTTGCTTTCAAATGTAACCTCTAATTTCTTGGATGAATCTTACTTATTAGTTTAAGAACATTGTTACTTTTGATTTTCCAACAACATttgagataaattttattaaccaagTCATTTAGTgttcaaacattttcaaagctTTTGAGattaacaaagtaaaaaaaagagtttcaaatttgtattaatttatctaaatgtCTTTGAGTCAATACTGAAGTTTTTGATAGGTAAGTATTGATATTTGGGTTTGGTACTAATACATTACAAATTGATTTGTCGTAATTTGATACGTCAAATTAGGCTTTCCATTACACTTGAAGAGCTTATTCTCAAGAAATTTGGATGTCTTTTTCATgcttttatttagttttaacttttcGCTTGAATAAGTGATTTTGTGTGATTTATACAATTACTGAAACCTGATTGGCCAAATGCGCCATAAGGAACCTAATGAGTCAATTGGGTGTTGTGGGGAGTCAATGGTGGCCCGAACGTGAAGAAAACATTACCTAGAAGGGTATTGTGATATCGAAGCATGGAAGTCGTGATACCCCTTGACAATGTTGAAACGAGAAGAATTGAGACCATTTTCAATGTTATTACAATACCAGCCATAGGTATCGCGATACCGAGACACCCAATAACCTCCTTGTTAAGACTATCATCGATATTGCGATACCGGAGcctgggtatcgcgatacccttGTCGAGCAGAGACAAAATATTACTTAGGGGTAGTTATTGTCTAAGCTCAACACCAATCAAAAATATTACTTAAGGGTATCGCTGAAAGGCATTTTGGTTACAAAAATTAGGTTGTAATCAGCTGAAAAGCTATCTTTTggctaagagaaaaaaaaagcatactTTCACGTTCTTCAacttttattatcttttttagCTTAGGGTTTAGTTACATTCTTTatctttttagggtttagacTTGAACTTTTCTGGTTTTTTGTTAAgtagttagttaattaagtttttgTAGCTTGGTGCTAATTGCTATTTACTACCTTAAactttctttgtttttgcacTTCAATCCTTAGTTTTAATATAActcaactttgttttatttttatctgatAAAAATCTCATCTATTGTGCTTTTATTTACCACCATTGCTGCCATTGTTGTTTTCCTCAAGTTTTTGCAAGAAAGCTGGAGTTGTTATCAACTTTCTCTTGTGTTTACTTTGATGTTTCTTTTGCTTGAATGTTGGATAATTGCTTGTTTAGGAATGAATATGAGTAGTTAAATCCTAGGTGGTTGGTTGATAAAAATGTTCCTTGgttaatttttggttcaatgactaaataaaaaaaatttggactaaattgaatagacttcaaaacttaggattgatgGGAGGAAAAATTTAGACgagtgagaccgagaggagatCTTATTGAGCACGAATTTGATAGTCCCGGATTAGTATggtgaggttgagagataaacAGAATTAATTTGTGTAACTTGGTAAAATTGAGACCAAGAGGTAACATTAAACCAATTTAGGCGTGCAAGTGATTTAAATCCCTAATCTGAAGGTTAATTAACAACATGAAAGTCAACCaactactattttttttttgatttgttaatttgttaattttccttattttacaatttagtccttgttaGTAGTTAGATAATTAATTAGCACACTTAACCTCCATTATGACTCGCAGTAATATGACACTTAGTAAGTAGTTAGCTAGACTCCTTAGTTGCTTGCCAATTGTTTAGAGATCACTTAATCCCTGACTTCTTTGtgttcgatccttggaatacttagGTGTtccattaaacattaaaattattacaattgaCTTATCACACTTGCAGATATTGCATTATATTTGATTGTTTAGTGTTGATTCTCAGCCCTGGTGTTTGCATGCCGATGACGGaagcggtcaagttgttggcaccgTTGCCGGGGAGTTGGTGCATGATTGAGTGACTTTTGTGTGATTGATGCATGCTTTTTAGGGAGATAATTAACCAAAACTAAGTCTATATATACGAattgtgttttgttttgttttgtttattatttaatttgaaagcCACTTGTTGATTCGTTGGTGTTCTTTTTGTTTGCAGGGGGTAGTATATGACTTTGGCTGGTAATAAGGTTGTACCATTTGAACCAAAACTGGAAAGAATCTTGACACATGTTTGAAGGGGCCAACTTTTGAGAGGAGCCCAACCTCTAACGATAGACCCATTGATTATCGATCCTTCAATCAACAATCCGAGAGTAAAGGAACGTGCACCCCTATTTCGCCAAACACAAATGGAGCAACGCACGTTGCGAGACTACGCCATGCCTAACCTAAAGGCAGCCCGAGGGAGCATTAATCATCCTGAGATTAATGCAAATAACTTTGAGATAAAGCCGATGATGATCCAAATGATTCAAGGGAACCTTCCATTTCGAGGGTCAATGAATGAGGATCCTAACCAATATTTTAAGCGATTCCTAACCTTATGTGAAACCTTTAAGTATAATGGGGTATCCGATGATGCCATACATCTTTGGTTATACCCTTTCTCTTTAATTGACAATACTTTTATGTGGTTAGACTCGTAACCGGTAGATTCAATCAACATGTGGGATGAGCTGGCTAATCGGTTACTAGCCAAGTATTTTCTGCTGTGCACGAAAATCATTTTTGAAtcgaattttttccaacaaaacaATGGCTGAATTTTTTCTTGTGCTTCACCATCATCCTTAAACACGTTGTCTTGTCTATTTCCAATAAAGCATCTTGATTTACTGCACACTTGGCAAGAGTCTTGTTCTTTTCAATCACCCTAATAAAGCATGTAGTTGATTGGACACCTATGAATTTTCTCAAACTTCATGCCAGGATATTTAATAATCTTTTTTAACTCTTTACACGACTAAAGGATCTTGGAAAAGGAAACATGTCTTTAAGTAACTCCAATAACAAAGTGAAAGAGTGTCCTATCAAACCACCTAAGCATTTCAACTAAAATGgtcaaacacaaaaaaataattttgaatgttttggtcCCTTGTAAAGTTcttcattaatttaatcaacTTACAAAACTTTGCTGCTTCTCCATTTGGTTGTTGATAAGATGAACCTCTATCCATTTTAGGAGAATCATTTGATGGACGgactttttaaaaagaaattccAAAAACATGGTCTCACATGTTAAATGCATCCCATAACATGCTTTCCATGCCATCTTGCATTCTAAACTCATTTTCATGATTATTTGAGCAAACAAATTGAGTAATCTTAAAGGAAGATGTAGAATGCACAAACtttccaatatatatatatatatatatatatatgtactcgAGAAAAAAATCTTTACATATCAAGTGACATGAACAACATTATGACTAATCCAATTAATATTAGCATACCTTACACAAGGACAATCTATCGATTACCTTCACTTTCATTTTAAAAAGCAAAATTGAGAAACATTTACACATCATCTTTATAATTTTGACTTAATATCAACTACATCCAACTCTTATCTATTTTACGATAAAGTCTAATTTaacaacaaaacataaaatctatTTAGTACTTAGGTGGTATAACTCATGGtcctaaaattatatttaaatatgttgagaattttttagattatacataaagttaaaattctattaaaataattacccTTGAAGAGCTTGAACTCATATTATGAGGAAAATTACAcctaataacataaattatataacaaatgtGATTAAATTAAGACATTAATAAACCCAATTGTCTCTTAATTTTTGCACTATGGTAGGAGCACGAATTGAAACAAATACATCATTAACTTTTGGTTCTCATGATTTACTCTCTTAAATTTATGTGATGTATTATTCCTATTTAAGTTGTGGAAATTAGtgtttttttccccttttgtttcttttatttctaattgatgGAGAGAATAAATTATTCTTATTTAAGTTGTGGAaacttgttctttttttcttttcttttcttttttctttctaattgaTGGAGAGAATAATTTGGGAGGTGCACTGTGTTGGTAATGCAAAGGATTGTTGGTAAGTGGGTATATCCTACATTGGTTAAGTATAGGTTATTAAGAGGGATTATTTATAGCCTTACTTCTTACTCTCATTGAGTAATTGGGCTATAGGCCTAACACATGCACACCATCACCTGCTTGGTTCGTGTTCATGTTAACACATGTTTTCGACATGTACTGCGtgtatttcttttttgtataaaactcttatattattttccaaaaaataatttctttaaaatagttttattttttcccattCTTGACTATTACGAAAATCTagaacataatatttttttgactgtTGCGCGGAAATGGTGGGTCAGTTTTGCAACTGACCCTACGATTTTTTACTCTTTTGCCCCTGCacatttactattttacccatATGTTACTGGTATACATAGAGAgctattttcttcatttttcacaCATAAAGCAAAACACAACAATCCAAAAACTATTTTCTCCTTCTCACCTCTTTTTCCATTCCCTTCTAAAATTCTGTCATTTTTCATATTAGAAGAAATTCTGTCTAGAAGTTTGGGTTTTAAGCGAGACCGACTGTGACCCTTCCAAACTTTCCTGAGAATTGATCCTGGTGTGATTTCCCTGAGAAGAGCAATAGCAATTGTGTTCCATCTTCCTCATTCAGGTGTATGAATTTGAAAGCACTGTGTTAACCTTGGGGGACAACGTCCACTACACGATTACACTGATCAGGGAAAATTCATTTCTAAGGTAGTGGTTTTTACATGACgcagaaaattttgatttcttaattcttggtttatttTTTCAATCAATGCTAACAAATTTATTTTGCAGTAGTgtattttcaacaatttagaaACGAATTACTATTGTTTAAACATGTCTACCTCGATCAACAAATACATCCCTAATCTCTTCAAGCTCGAACCTTTTGACAAGACTAACTACCGCCGCTGGTCTCAAAGGATGGTCATCTTCTTTGAACAACTTGAAGTTGACTACGTCTTTTTCAATTTACCTGTCATTGAGAAACCTGGAGATTTTGTCACCATGCCTGAAGACTCAGATGTCATAGCTATAAAAGCCAAGATtgaaaaggacaaaaaaatggTAAGAGGTCTCATGTTAAGCGACATGGATAACAACCTCTTAGACTTATTTGTCAAAAATAAGTCAGGTAAATTCATCTAGGATACATTGGAGAAGAAATATAGAGCCGATGATGTAACACCAAAACTCGGCCT
The window above is part of the Gossypium raimondii isolate GPD5lz chromosome 9, ASM2569854v1, whole genome shotgun sequence genome. Proteins encoded here:
- the LOC105798297 gene encoding 60S ribosomal protein L27a-3, translating into MTTRFKKNRKKRGHVSAGHGRIGKHRKHPGGRGNAGGMHHHRILFDKYHPGFFGKVGMRYFHKLRNKFYCPIVNIDKLWSLVPQEVQTKANKDAAPMIDVTEFGYFKVLGKGVLPENQPIVVKAKLVSKTAEKKIKEAGGAVVLTA